The nucleotide sequence aCACCTTCTTACCCATTTTTGTTCATGCTGCGTAACGAAGGGTTGCGGGGGAGTCGAGGGCCGCCCCGGAGACTGCGTAGGTAGCGTCTGAGCCAGTCCCTGACACCGTACAGACTACAGTGCTCCGACATTGTCAGGCGAGACCAGGGGTTGCTCTCCGTCATGTCCAGAGCAGACATGGCAACCGAACGCCCCACCTGATAGAAAAGAGATGTTTTGGGGTCAGAGGCAGAGTCCCACCacttttgttgtttaatgtttaaGCAAACAGATTGAATATGTTTCAGGTTCTCAGGCAGTGTCTCATCTCTTTATccatctacacacacatacaaacccacATTGTAACTGTATGAAATCCTGTATGTATACTTGGCTAAATCATGCAGTTACAATGCACCGAGTGCAGTGGTTCCTCTCTTTCAAGACCttcactttctttatttggtgtttaacgtcgttttcaaccacgaaggttatatcgcgacggggaaaggggggagaggggatagagccacttgtcaattgtttcttgttcacaaaagcactaataaaaaatttgctccaggggcttgcaacatagtacaatgtattatcttactgggagaatgcaagtttccagtacaaaggacttaacatttcttacatactgcttgactaaaacctttacaaaaattgactatattctatacaagaaacacttaacaagggtaacaagaagggcaaagcccatacgactcacatgcttgaccttgacatgaccttgaccttcagggtcaaggtcaaataactaaacctagcaatgacatcatacactaagaactgctttacacatttttcctaccaaaatacatgtgacccaaggtcaaggtcatccaaggtcatgcaacacaaagctgttaattcaagacataggaagtacaatggtgcttattggctctttctaccatgagatatggtcacttttagtggttcactaccttattttggtcacatttcataagggtcaaagtgaccttgaccttgatcatatgtgaccaaatgtgtctcatgatgaaagcataacatgtgccccacataatttttaagtttgaaacagttatcttccatagttcagggtcaaggtcacttcaaaatatgtatacaatccaactttgaagagctcctgtgaccttgaccttgaagcaaggtaaaccaaactggtatcaaaagatggggcttactttgccctatatatcatatataggtgaggtattgaatctcaaaaacttcagagaaaatggggaaaatgtgaaaaatagctgttttttaggcaacatttatggcccctgcgaccttgaccttgaagcaaggtcaagatgctatgtatgttttttggggccttgtcatcatacaccatcttgccaaatttggtactgatagactgaatagtgtccaagaaatatccaacgttaaagttttccggacgtccggacgtctgGACGtctggacggacggacggacggacggacggacgactcgggtgagtacatagactcacttttgattcgcatgtgagtcaaaaagagaaacagaatccgttagtcgcctctggggagcatcgggtaaattcttccccctaacccgcggggggtttaaGACCTCGATAAATCTAAGAAGATTGTCTTTAAAGAAAAGGGTTTTTAAGTAGGGGAGGAAAAGGAAGATCTGAGACAGCAAAGTTTTGAAGGGAAGAAGACTTGGATAGGTTTGACCATACTCTTGCTGTCTGCAAGAACTTTGCAAAATATCATTGTTACTGATGCACTGTCCATCCTCTGTGCAGTGCACCCTGCTCGTTTTGGGACATCAAAATAAGGACAATGGATTTCCAAAATTCCTAGTAATGGTACATTGACCAAAGGGTCTTCAGAATTCATCTGACACCTTCCATCTTATATAACCAACTAGGTGGTGATTCTGTCTGACTGTCAAGCCCTTCCATGATGGACACACTCAACAAGGTCTCATAACACTTTCACTCTTGCGCTTACAGCCTTACTTGATAGCTCAGAATAATAGCTTTTCATAGCTGCGTATGTTGCGTGTGCTTGGCTGGAGTGAATGGAGTGAAAACCGCAATTGTCAAAACGAATTCCCTAACTTTGGCAATACAATATTCTATATAATACCCAGTATGCCCTCAATAAACCCTACTTACATCCTCAAAATGTGCCTGTGTGTACTTTGGAGGGAAGCCAGCCAGAGGAGGTGGTGTGGCCCTACCGTCGTCACCGTAAGCTGGAGGCACCGGGTTAACGATACGGCCCATGTTGTAGTTACACTCCAGTGTGTAGCTGCAATGTATCATCATCACACCATCAGTTCATATGACAAATAATCCTGACTACAAAATCAAACTATCGTCAAGTAATATAAGCTTTTTGCTTGAGTTTGTGTCCTTGCTGCATActgttaattgttttatgtcttgtattttgaataacattttgtttaggCTGACTATAATGATACTCTTGTGGCAGAATAATGAACAAAATATTCCCTACTGTGAAATCGGCAGAAAAGTTCATATTTGTCAACTGCAAAACAGTAGGTCAACAAAACGGTCAACCAGCTATCAAAGTGAGAGTGGCCCCCATCCCTGCTTTACATTGCTTGCTTGAGAGCGCATTTTCCGTTTAACTTCCCACCTGTCTGGTTACATATACCACCCACTCAGTTTTCTTTCTCATTTCAAACGCAACTACCTACATACCTGTGTATAATGCCGATGGCTTTGAAGATGCCCACCCTGCCACTGCCTTCCTTGGACAACCCGTCACGTTTGTCCTTGAGGTACATGTTGCGTTCAGAGAAGTTGCAGCCTGAGAAGTCAAAGTGGGCCGTGTTCACTGCTATCAACTTAGCATACAGCATGTTTTCCACCTGTAGAGAGAAATGTAAAGAGTGGGTGAAGAGTGAGCATGGTATGTTAGCTTTTGCTTTAACTTGCAAATATagcaaacaagaagaagaattaagGCTTGCACGTATGCCTGCAAGCAGACATGCAGATCTGATGAATATggcagacggacaaacagacagaaagacatacacaccaacacagctGGAGATGCTGCTATACATACTCCATCAAGTACACACACAGGGGCATGCATACACTTAAACACAAGCAGTAAAACAATGCATGCACACtcgtacccacacacacacacaagcaccctCGCAGGCatggatgcacacacacacacacacacacacacacatactaaacCACAACCACCTCTTAACTACCTGCACATCTTCGTTGTCAAAGAAGTTCCCGTAAATGAAACAGCCCCGCTTGGAAGCATGGCCGTGCAGGTCAACATAAAATGCAATGCCGCTCTCATGGGGCAGAATCTCTTTGAGCTTGGGGTCAGCTAAATGGGGGGCACAGGTTCCCGACAAACCCTCCATTGTGCCTGGTTCTTCCTCGTCCTCCGACCCTTCGTTTCCAAGTCTGTCTGACACTTCCCTCTCTGAGTCTAAACAAAAGTCCGTCATGGCACTATTCGGGTTGAGGTCTTCAGACATATTAAGTTCTGACAGCCGGAGTCGCAGTTCGCTGTCAACCGGCCGAACATCTACACCTTCCATGGCTTCGTTTTTCTGGTCAAGCAAGCTGAAGAGACTACTGCTAGAAGAAGTGGGGTGAAGTTTGTTCGCCTTGTACGTCTCCCCCCCGCTCTGGTCACTCGTGGAGCCATCGCTGACGTCAAGGTCAGCAAGGTTGAGAGGTTCTATCTTCATTGTTTCTGTGACCAGCTCCGATCTGGTCAGCTGACTGCTATTCCCTGTGCCCAGCCAAGGGCTGCGGCTTTTCACTTCAGTGTGTTTCACCGTCACTGACATCACCGCAGCGTTCGATTCCTCTGGTGCAGGGAAGAAGTGAGTCTGTGTGGATGAGCCCACGGGCGTTTCATTACCATCCAATTCGTGAGAGTGGCTGAAGCTAAGGCTCACTGTACTGTCCCCTTCACTGGAACCGTTCCCTCTTCCCATAAGTCTGTCCTTGGATTGTCGGTCGGTTAGTTTGGGCTGGTCTTCCCCTTGTGCTTGCGGAAAGTTGACTCGAATGTCTTGAAGCTCGCCGTTATCTCTGGGCACACGGTTCTCAACATGATGATACACCAAAAGGCTCTTGGACGCGTAGATGGGTgggtggaggaggggggagggatcGAGGTACATACGATTGAGATTCATGCCCCGCTGGTCTGTGCGATAGTGTCCGCGCATGACGCCGTCGGGGTTGAGCATGGGAATCAGCTTGAAGACAAACTGCTGGCGAAGCTGTGCGGCTCGAGGGTCGTTTTCCCGCAGGATGAAGTCGAGGAAGCCGTTATAGACAAAGCTGGCTGGAGTCTCTCCTGGGTGCACTCGACTGCTCAGTAAGAATACCTGCAGTGAAAATATGTACATTTTAGAAAACTGTCCAACATAAGAATAAGGATagggataaggataagattcatatagtcctgtgacgttaccctcatggaaattcgggctgctttctttttctttccaagccctgagactttcgctgtgaacttgggttctttatcgtgcgcatgcgtgcacacgggggtgttaggacaccgaggagagtctgcacttGTACCTGGTGTAATGAAACACTCAGGACCCTCCAAAATATTACTTTATTGAAAAATTCAGTTACTCTCACAAAAATTAAAATCTTTTCACAAATGCAGATGTACAGATTCAGTCAAATTGGCCAGTGTCACAAAACAGACACACTTGACTTCAGACAAATTTGCTTTTACAGAACTGCCTCTGTAGGATTCAGTGAATAATTCAGACATGTTATCATCTGAGCATTTTCAACATTTTGAACCAAAGAAATGTTGACACAATTGTTGTTCAAAATTGGTTAGGTGCCAAGACATTCAAAGTGTCTGCAGAGCCAATGACATTCATCCAAACCCGACCCTtaaaaaattgtttttgaaaAATATAAATTGTACACTTAAACATTCAATTAATCTAACTTTCTTGTGATATGATTCCCACCCTTCGAAAGCCTACTTAGAGGTAAGGCCTTTTCTTTTTAATATGTCCAACTCTTATAAGCCTTTCTGGAGGAGAGGCCTCTTATTATAGACAATCTTGTACTTACTCTTTTTCCTTGAAATTTCCTGCATCGAGGTTTCTCCTTGTCAGGGAAGAGATGTTTGTCAAAGCGGGGCTCTCGGTAGTTGGTCATGCCATGACATGATGTGATGGTCAGAAGGTCAACGCGAAGTTTGTCCAGGGAGTAACACAGTAGCTCTCGGTGGTAGTAAATGCTCTTTGGAGGACTGAAAATTCAAGTGATATGTCGTGTGAAACTGATTTCAGAACGACCCAATTTAAACCTCATTAAAACTACATCAGAGTACAGCTGCATCATAATGAAAGTCAGAGGTCTCATCTAAACGAAAATTCGACTAAAATGTCAGTGTTATATTTCAATCTTACTAACGCCAGGAACAAATTTTCGTTTCTTTTGTGATCTTCAAACATTTGAAACAATTAGATAATAACAAAATAGAATGAGAGGAAAACTTGTGGACTTtatgaaggtcttaaaagagggttccgggcggggatgtagctcagtcggtagcgcgctggatttgtatccagttggccgctgtcagcgtgagttcgtccccacgttcggcgagagatttatttctcagagtcaactttgtgtgcagactctcttcggtgtccgaacaccccccgtgtgtacatgcaagcacaagaccaagtgcgcacgaaaaagatcctgtaatccatgtcagagttcggtggattatagaaacacgaaaatacccagcatgcttcctccgaaaacggcgtatggctgcctacatggcggggtaaaaaacggtcatacacgtaaaattccactcgtgcaaaaaaaccgagtgtacgtgggagtttcagcccacgaacgcagaagaagaagaagaaaaaaaagagaaggcCCAAAGACAGGGGTTTCTTGGCACAATTAACCTGTTTCAATGACAACCTAATGGACCCCTCCCATCTGTTTATGTTTCTCAGTCAACTAGGGCACCTTACGCTATGCATAAATAAAAACAGTTGACACTTTTGCTCAAACATTCTCGCATGACCAATCATGCTAATCATGCATTTTCACAGCTTcgctttttcatgaccgagaAAGATTCAGAATAAACGACAAACAGATAGGAAATGATGAAAAAGCTCATTCGACACATAAGTGATGCAATATTACTTGATTTCTCATGATTCTGACCGTAAAAATGTCAAGCAAGTCAGCCAAACTCTGGCACATCATTGTGTTGGCGGTGCCTAATAGACGATATTCGGAAATAAATCTGTCAAGTTCTTAattgttgtggaagagttgctttcccttgttctTCCTTGCTTTGTCAgtaacactgaggcaagctacacaaGACATTGTAGGCCAATCACTTGCGAACGGTGTATCTCTGCACACAGAAGCGATCTTTGCAAGTGAAATCATGCAAACGACTGACATCCCAGTGAGGATTAGCTCTGATCTGTGCTGTCTGCACTGTCCTCTCAATATAACACTCTTTTCGTTTGAACGTACATCACAGCT is from Littorina saxatilis isolate snail1 linkage group LG5, US_GU_Lsax_2.0, whole genome shotgun sequence and encodes:
- the LOC138967005 gene encoding cytosolic carboxypeptidase-like protein 5 isoform X11; amino-acid sequence: MEARIGNLTFSSKFDSGNLAKVEKVTKDEEEEPVNSTSRDEVLPVPVPKSVCNVCWGRLPCFCTAKHKGSRHKGTDANYFIGAELKPDSEFNVWTKPDCAGTPAENGNRSWFYFGIRGWSPNRLIKINIMNMNRQGKLYSQGHIPFTRIMPVRPKWERIRDKPSYETVDGQFILSFTYRFPDVKGGTCYFAFCYPWSYTESQEQMAELDTKFAHSADLSPDSPPKSIYYHRELLCYSLDKLRVDLLTITSCHGMTNYREPRFDKHLFPDKEKPRCRKFQGKRVFLLSSRVHPGETPASFVYNGFLDFILRENDPRAAQLRQQFVFKLIPMLNPDGVMRGHYRTDQRGMNLNRMYLDPSPLLHPPIYASKSLLVYHHVENRVPRDNGELQDIRVNFPQAQGEDQPKLTDRQSKDRLMGRGNGSSEGDSTVSLSFSHSHELDGNETPVGSSTQTHFFPAPEESNAAVMSVTVKHTEVKSRSPWLGTGNSSQLTRSELVTETMKIEPLNLADLDVSDGSTSDQSGGETYKANKLHPTSSSSSLFSLLDQKNEAMEGVDVRPVDSELRLRLSELNMSEDLNPNSAMTDFCLDSEREVSDRLGNEGSEDEEEPGTMEGLSGTCAPHLADPKLKEILPHESGIAFYVDLHGHASKRGCFIYGNFFDNEDVQVENMLYAKLIAVNTAHFDFSGCNFSERNMYLKDKRDGLSKEGSGRVGIFKAIGIIHSYTLECNYNMGRIVNPVPPAYGDDGRATPPPLAGFPPKYTQAHFEDVGRSVAMSALDMTESNPWSRLTMSEHCSLYGVRDWLRRYLRSLRGGPRLPRNPSLRSMNKNGNNGQPGRKDSQSGNGPAGRKDSQSNNGPPGRRDSQSNSGPPGRRDSQSSGPPGRRDSQGSYGQPGRRDNGRMGAADNNVRATMNRQNSQNSGPRKKELGPVREAGMRGNNSMSNLRNQHRANNANTLNTSSSAPKLSNAALDTRTMRHLSADSNLRLREEDKVQQLKNVNLKAIAKRGGPPSRIPLPTNPSQLTLTGAPSSANDSGPPSKYMKGNLRNTRSGPAGFNAVTRDKSKMAFLDANGGMTTGLSKTMPASTLHALLQPQHPSPTPSSIRSTSTPTLQLTGASHDGQGGGVLSIPPGHFPLGGSSGASTLSFGLMDMDSQSADITSDSNSSKRRRRYTNVKRKGVAPSPKPGGSKGQDTSSVLQSEPALTFRCDEPQQL